AGTTTGCCCGCCGCGAGGCGAAACGCCTGCTCGTCCTGGACTTCCTGGATGAGGTTGAGCAGGTCGGTGGCGTACGGCAGGTAACCCTCGGGCAGGCTCGTTTCGCCCTCGGGGAGGTCACCGCGCAGGGCGAGGAAGCCGCGCACGCCGGCGTCGATAAGCGTGCGGATCCACTCGGTGAGCTCGTCGCGGGTGCCGGCCGTGCACGCGAGGTGGGCGATCGGTTTCAGGTCGGTGGTTTCCGCGATGCGCTTGATCAGCGCCGCAGTCCCCTCGAGCCAGTCGGAGCGGCGTGACGACGTCACGGAGACGTAGTCCGGGTTGTACTCGGCAAGTCCGGCGATGAGGTTGTCCAGCAGCGCGGTGTCGGCGTCGTGGCGCGGCGGGATGAGCTCGAAGCTCAGCGCGGTGCGCGTGGAGCGACGCGGCGCTGCTGCGCTGGGGTTTACGTCTTCGTCGAGGCGATCTAGCGGGGCGGAGGCAGAAAGCCGCGTCGAAGTAAGTCTCTGGTACACCAGAACATACCTTTCATGTTGACACGGGTTGCCTGGCCGGGCTCGGCGCTTACGGTTTGTCGTTGACTCAAGAATGTATTTACGCACCACGGTATAGACAACTCTGTTCACTCGGGTGGTGCTTTCGCAGCAGGTCATCCGCCTGCGCGGGTATGAATTTAAATCAGCCGGTGGCGAAATCGCTACGCTGGTAGGCGAGAAAACCCAAACGAAAGGATCCACCATGAACCCGTTCACCATCCGCCTCGCTTACAAGGGCGCACGCTCGGCGATGAACTACTACCGCAAGCTCGACGACGAAAAGAAGCGCGAGATCTACGACTCCGTTGTCGACGCCGTAAAGAAGGACAAGGTCGACGACAAGCTCGACGGGCTTTACGACGTCGCCCGGCGCGAGGCCGGAATCCTCACCCGCGACTCCCACGACCGCCTCGACCGCCACCGCGCGCAGTTCGCCGCCGCGGGACCGGAGCGGGCGGAGCGTCGTAAAGCACTGAAGAAGCAGGCCAAGGAGTCAAAGAAGAAGTCGAAGCGCTCGCCGCTCAAGGCGATCCTCGGCATCGGCGCCGCCGTGGCCGCCGCCTGGGCTGCGTGGGAGTTCTGGCTCAAGGGCAAGGTGACCGGCGCCGACAAGAAGGACGTCACCTACACCCACGTCGCGCCGCGCAAGGAAACCTCTCCGAGCGGCAAGACCACCTTGGTCTACTCCACCCGCACGGAGGACGACCGCGAGAAGGCCGCCGGCCCGCTCGGCGAGGAGCCGGCGGAGCGCGACGAGCAGCTTCTCAGCTCCATCGACGAGCAGCTGACCACGCTGGACACGCTTGACGACGACCAGCGCGACGCCACCCGCTAAGGGCGAGCTGTTCTCGGGCGCTTCCACGCCGTCAGAAGGTGCTGGACCAGCCTGTTGCGCACGTCCGGGAACAGCTCATTAATCGTGCGCGTTTGCGGGCGGGTGATCACCATGAGCTCCGCGGCGATCTCGCGTGCCGTTAAGTTCGGGTCGACCAAGCCGTGATGCGAGGCCTTGCGCACCAGGAGCTGGAACTGCTCGATTACCTGCTCGAGCTTGGTCAGAAGCAGCGGGGAAATGTCGCCTGAGCGCTGCTGGGCAAGCGCTGCGACGAGCATACCCGTGCCCTGTTCCACCATGCGCCAGATGAGTTCCTCCCAGTGGTGCTCGGGGTCCTCCTCAAAGGTGGCCAGGCTCTCATTGAGCCCCGCCTCGAGCGAATCCAGCAGGTCGACGGCGCAGGCGATGTGGAGGTCGCGGCGCGTCGGGAAGTGCCGGTACAGGGTGGCGATCCCGACCCCCGCGTCCTTGGCGATGCCCTCGAGCGTGATGGAAGCATCGGGAACAGTGCGGAAAGTGTGGCTGGCGGCATCTATGACTAGTTGGCGCTTGCGCTGCGCGTCGGCTCGCATGATCGCTCATGCTAACACTTGACATTCGACGACGGTAAAGGCAGCATTTTCGGCTAAGTGATAGTCCTTCCTACGCTTAAGGACCCGAATGACCTCCCCTATCCTCCGCGTCAACGATCTCATTGTGCGACCCGAGGACCCGCAGCTCACCTTCGAGTGCGCCGCTGGGTTGACTCTGCTTGTCTGCGCGCGTGAATCCGGTGCCTCCACCCTAAGCATGACGCTGGCCGGGCGCTTCACACCCGCCTCCGGCGACATTGACATCTCCGGGGCCCGCACCACCCGCGAGCGCTTCCGCGCGGTCGCGCTCGGTGACCGTGCGCGAAGTTATCCGCGAGCAAGTCGCGTGGGCACAGCCCTGATACAAGCGCGTGCCCAAGGACATCCTGACCCACCCGCTGGTTGAACCGTGGCTCGAGCCGATGGACTTGAGCGAGCTCGACCCCTCCTTAAGCGTCGCCGAGCTGGACACGCTGACGCGGCTGAGGCTGCGCGTGCTCCTAGCTTTGACGTCGCGCCCCAACGCGTCGCTGCTCGTCGTCGACGACCCGGACCAGCTGCGCAACATTGAGCTGCGCGGCGCGCTGCTTGAGAGCCTGCGGGGCGTTGCGCAGACGCTGCCCGTGGTGGTCGCCTCCGTCAACCCGGACATCGGCGACCACGCCGAGCACGTCATCGATCTGCGAGAAGGGGCCACGCTATGATCTCCGGCTTCCACATTGGCAGCAACTTCCGCCGCTTCGCCCACGGTTTCTTGCCCCCGGCCGCCATCGCGGTCGTGATGCTGATCCCGCTCATCTTCGGTGGCCTGTTCGTCTGGTCCTACTACGACCCGATCGGCAACCTGAACCGCATGCCCGTGGCGTTGGTCAACTCCGACGAGGGTGACGCGGGCCAGCGCGTTGTCGACGGCCTGCTGGAGCGCAAGCCTTTGGACTTCTATGTCGTCGACGCCGACGAGGCCCGCCAAGGCATCGCCGACGGCACGTACTACATGGGCGTGGAGATCCCGAAGGACTTCACGCAGTCCGTGACCTCGGTAAACACGCCCGACCCGCACCAGGCGAAGCTCAACGTCACGCTGAACGAAACCAACGGTTTCATCCCGACGATGCTGGGCAACCAGGCCGCAACCATCATGACGTACACCGTGTCCAACACGGTGGGTGAGCAGGTGGCCAACCAGCTCTTCATCGGCTTCAACACCGTCGGCGAGGGCCTCACCGAGGCCGCGGACGGCGCCAAACGGCTCAACGAGGGCGCCGCCGAAGCCTCCGACGGTGGCCAGCAGCTTGACAGCGGCGCGGTGCAGCTTAACGACGGCGCGCGCACCCTCAACGACGGCCTCGGCAAGCTCAGCGACGGCGCCACCCAGCTCGACGACGGTGTCAGCCGACTCCAAAACGGCGCCACCCGGCTGGACGAGGGCATCGGCGCGGCCTCGGCCGGCGCAGACCGCCTGGCGGACGGCATGGTGAAGCTTTCCGACGGCACCAGCCAGCTCGGCGATGGCGCCGAGCAGATCGCCGGCGGCGTGGACACCATCGCCTCCGTCGCCCCGCAGCTCTCCCAGGCCCAGAAAGTCTACGGCGACATCCTCGGCGCGGTTGACAAGGTCGCCGCCGACCTCGACGCCTCGACGGTGCCGGGCACCGAGGGGCTCGCCCAGCAGGCGCACGCGATCGCCGCGCAGCTGCGCTCGGGCGATCTGGCCACCGCCATGGACCCCTCGACGCTGACCAAGCTCAAGGCCCTGCAAGCCGGCGCGCACGAGGTGTCCCGTCAGCTCAACGACCCGAACGCCGAATATCGCGCGGGCGTGGACGAGGCGACCGCCGGCGCCCAGGCCCTGGCGGACGGTCTGTCGCTGCTCAAGGACGGTTCCGGGACGCTTGTGGCGGGCGTCGCAACGCTCAAAGATGGCTCCTCGCAGCTGGTGGTAGGCGCCCGCGCCGCCGCCGACGGCTCCTCCCAGCTCGCCGCCGGCACCGACCAGCTCGTTGTCGGCGCGCGGGCCTTAAGCGATGGGCTTGTCCAGCTCGACGGCGGCTCGGGCGAGCTGGCCATGCGGCTTGGCGACGGCGCCACCCAGGCTCCGCGCTGGTACGACGCGCGCCTTGACGCCGCCTCCCAGGCCGCGGGCCAGCCCGTCACCGCGAACTCGATCGGCGACGCGGTGACCTACTTCGGCAAGGGTCTGTCCCCCTTCTTCCTCTCGCTGGCACTCTGGTTCGGCGGCCTGGTGATGTTCATGGTGATGCGGCCGATGTCCCGGCGCGCCGTCGACTCCGGCGTCACCCCCTTCAGGGCGCTGCTGACCACCTTGATCCCCGCCTTCATCATCGGCTTCGCTCAGGCCGCCTTGTTGTGGCTGGTGCAGATCGTGTTCATCAACGTCTCCCCCGCCCACCCCGGCGCGATGTTCCTGTCCCTGTGGTTCGTGTCCTGGGTGTTCATCTCCATCATCTTGGCGATCAACGTCATCCTCGGCGTAGCCGCGGGCCGACTGGTCACCATGGCGCTGATGGCGCTGCAGCTTGTGGCCTCCAACGGCCTCTACCCGCCGGAGGTGCAGCCGCGGTTCATCCAATGGGTGCACGTCGTCGACCCGATGCGTTTTAGCGTCGATATGCTGCGCTACAGCCTCTTCGGTCACAGCCCTGGCCACCAGCGCCTGATGACCGCGATCATGGTGCTCACGCTCTTCGCCCTGGCCGCCTGGGTGATCTCCTCGCTTGGGCTGTGGAAGCACCGCGTGATCATGCGCAAGGACATCCACCCGGAGCTAGAGATCTAGCACGACGTCAGGCTCGTAAACTGGGGTCCATGCGCAAATACTTCTCTATTGCTCTCGCCGCTTCCCTGCTCGCGCCGTTGGCGGCGTGCGGCAGCGAAAGCAAGCCCGCGGCAACCCAGCCCGCGGATCACGCTCAACACCAGCACCCGGCCGACGGCGGGCCCGTTCCCGCCGGGATGGTCGAGGCCGCAAACCCCACGTACGCGGTCGGATCAAACGTGACTCTCACCGCCGACCACATGCCGGGCATGGAGGGCGCGCCGGCAACGATCGTGGGCGCCTACGACACCACGGCCTACGAGGTGACCTACACGCCCGCCGGCGGCGGCGAGCCGGTGCGCAACCACAAGTGGGTGGTGCAGGAAGAGATCAAGGACGCCGGTAGTGAGCGCCTCGCCGACGGCACCGCCGTGGTGCTCGAGGCCGACCACATGGACGGCATGCAGGGCGCGCAAGCCACCATCGACTCCTCCACGACAGAGACGGTCTACGTGGTCGATGTCCACGCCGACGGGATGGAAATGACCAACCACAAGTGGGTCGTCGAAAGTGAGATCCAGCCGGCCAATTAGCAAATCTCACTACCATGGATGTTGTCGCGCACGTTAGCGTACGCGCGACGACCACACGAATATTCTCAAGGAGAGTCAATGTTTAACCCCCTCAAAGTGATCCCGACCGGCATCTTTACCAAGCAGGACGAGACCAACTTAGGCTTCGCCTCGGCGGCCCTGCGTATCCCGACCGGCCTGTTCGTCCTGAACTCCGGCCTGGGCAAGTTCCAGGCTGACAAGGGCACCGCCGAGTGGCTGCGCAACGCTGCCTCGACCGGCCTGCCGTTTGTCAAGGAGATGGACGCCGAGAACTTCGCCAAGCTCCTCGCCTCCGCTGAGACCGGCCTCGGCGTTGCGCTGCTGCTTCCGTTCGTATCCAACCGCCTCGCTGGCGTAGGCCTGACCGCGTTCGCTGCCGGCTTGCTGTCCATGTACTTCGGCGATGACAACATGACCGAGGACGACGGCATCCGCCCGAGCCAGGACGGCCTGTCGCTGGCTAAGGACTCCTGGCTGGCCGGCATCGGCGCCGCGCTGACCGCGATGCCGAGGAAGTAGGTACACGCTCCAGCCACTTAGTGAAACGGAACTGCCCCAGCTTTCGCCGGGGCAGTTTTTTCTTAAGTGGAGCATAGGGGAATCGAACCCCTGACCTTCGCATTGCGAACGCGACGCTCTACCAACTGAGCTAATGCCCCTCGCACCGAAAAACGGTACTCCTGTCCCCGTGGAACTTAAAATCGCGTCCGTGCATCTGCTGGAGGTTCTCCCTCTAGCGGTTATTGACGCAAAGGCCCGCCTTGTGCCCGAACACTGGTTAAGATTCCGCGGTGAGTCCTTCATGTGGCTCAGCAGCGACTGAAAGGGACAACGTGAGTACTGAAATCCAACTCATTACCGACGGAGACGGCGTCGCAGTTTTTGGTGACCCGCGCGAGGTTGAGAACTTCCTCACTTCGAACGGGATCGCCTCGAAGGAGCTCGACATGGGCCGGTTCCTCGGAAACGCGTTCAGGACGGCTGCCGGTGCAACCCAGGTAGGTTCGGAGCTTGCGGCAAATTCAGGGCGCTGGGTCAAACTGACCGAAGAGTCAGCGAAAGCGCTCAAACTAGGCAGGGCCATGAAGGGTTCATCAGACGGTCTCAGCAGGGCCATCGCCACCACCAAAGGCGGCAAGATCACGAAGATCTTGGAATTTTCGAAACCGGGCTCCGCCGGCATGTTCCTGACTAGTCCGTTAGCGCTAGCTGGAGCCGCATCAATCATGTCCCAGATGGCCATGCAACAGTCCATTGATGAGATCACAGAGCATTTAAAGGTCATTGATGAGAAGGTTGATGAAATCCTACGGGCTCACAAGGATGCCGCACTCGCCGAGATGATCGGAATCGGACTAGTGATCGACGATGCGATGCTGAAGCGAGAGCACGTTGGCCGCGTCTCCGAGGTCACCTGGTCCAACCTGCACGGAGCCAGTCAGACGATTGCAGCAACCCAGTCCTACGCCCTGCGCCAGCTCGACGCCGTGGCGGAGAAGCTGGAGAAGAAAAGTAAAGTCGCCGACCTAGCTAAAGTTTCAGCTCGCGCCGAAACGGAGGTCGAAGAATGGCTGGCGGTCTTGGCACGCTGTTTCCAATTGCAGGACAGCCTTAACGTTTTGGAACTGGACCGTGTCATGGATTCTGACCCCCGCGATTTAGACCGCCACCGGGAGGCAATACGCGCCGCGCGTGGGCGCCGGCGTGATCTCATCTCTGCGACAACTCAACGGCTTTTGGAGAGAATCGAAGCAGTTGCTGGTGTTGCAAACAGCAAAGTTCTTACTCACCCGCAAAGAGCTAAAGCGATCGTAGCGTCAGGCAACGAGGTCAGTACGGAGGTCGTTGCCTTCAACGAGCTGCTCGGCGTCCAGCAAGAACGGGCTGAGCTCGAGGCGAGAAAGTGGACTCAAGCAGTTGGTGATGTGCGGAGCAAAGCCGTCCAAGCGGTCGGAACCGGTGCAAGCGCAGCCGCCCGTTTTGGCACGGAAACTATCACGCAAGTCTCAGAGCGGCTTCCACGATCTGAGAAAACGGACAAGGAAAACAAACCCAAACGTCAAAAACAGAAGTAGGCCGACAGAAGCGGTCACGATCACATCCCGCTTAATCAACCAGCTCGGTGCCGAATCGTCCCGAACCCCACAACGACGAAACCGGCCTCTAGAACCAGAGTGCCGGTGCGAATAGAAGTCGGAGACGCATTCGGGAAGCTTCTGCCACACGTTTGCAAGCTCGGGGACATTCAAGGGGTTGGCACCCGCATAGTAGATCCGAACAGCTGGGTCAGCGACCGTCGGAACCAGTGCAAGCGCAGTCGCCCATTTTGGAACGGAGACTATCACTTAAAAACGGCCAAGAGAGGCAAACCCAAACGACAAAAACCGGCCTCCATGCGCGGAGACCGGTTTTCGCGTTTACGCTATTGCGTGGAGCATAGGAGAATCGAACTCCTGACATCCTGCTTGCAAAGCAGGTGCTCTACCAACTGAGCTAATGCCCCTTTTCGTTCCTGTGGGCCTAGCAAGAATCGAACTTGCGACCTCATCGTTATCAGCGATGCGCTCTAACCGACTGAGCTATAGGCCCTGGGAACGAGTTAGAACATTACCCAACCGGTATCGCGAACGACAAATCGCCTGCTTATCGACGCTCTTGCCACCGTTTCCCCGTAACTTTTGGCGCCACGCTGGGTTGAGCGTCGATAAGCGAGCTAGCGGTTAGTCAGTGTGACCGTGATTCCGCCGGTGAGGTTGGCGATCGCGTTGTAGATCACCGCCGCCAGCGGCGCGAGCACCGCGGCGACCACGACGCCGACTAGCCCGAACAGGGCGGCGGTGGAGAGCGCGAGCGCCGCATCCACGACGGGCTCGCCGCCGACGCCCGCGATCAGCGAGTTCACCGATTCGACCACTCCCGTTTGAGCGAGGAAGAAGTAGACCAGCGCCGCGCCGATCATCCAGGCGACGAACCCCGCCAGCGCCATCAGCGAGACGACCCGGAACGCGGAGGCCGGATTGATGTGGGACACGGTCAGTTTTCGTGCGGCCATGGATTACTCCTCATCCTCGTAATCGTGGGTCGGGCCGACCGGGTCCGTCTCCACGCTGTTGACGTTGACCGGGGAGGCGCTCGAGGTCACTTCCTGGGCCTCGGCGAGGGTCTTCTCGCCCTTCGCCACGGCGGTCGCTTCCTCCTCGCCCTCGTCCTCGACGTTCTTGTCGATCGCCAGCAGCTCCACGTCCTCGGCCAGGTCCACGAGGCGCACGCCCATGGTGGCGCGCGAGCTCGGGCGGATCTGCGCGACCTCGGTGCGGATCACACCGCCGGCGGACGTGATGGCGAAGATCTGGTCTTCCTCCTCCACGGCCAGGGCGCCGATGAGTTTGCCGCGCTTCGGGGTGTACTTGAACGTCATCACGCCCAGGCCGCCGCGGCCCTGGGTGGCGTACTCACCAATCGCGGTGCGCTTGCCGTAGCCGCCGGAGGTGGCCACGAGCAGGAAGTCGTTGTCGTGCACGACCGTCATGGCCAGCAGCTGGTCGTCGCCGCGGAAGCGCATTCCCTTGACACCGGCGGTGGCGCGGCCCATCGGGCGCAGCTGCTCGTCGTCGGCGGTGAAGCGGATCGCCTGTCCCTGCTCGGAGACGAGCAGGACGTCGTCGTCGTCGCTGGCCAGCACAGCTCCGATGAGCTGGTCGCCCTCGTTGAGGTTGATCGCAATCAGCCCGGCGGAGCGCGCGGACTCGTAGTCGGTCAGGCGCGACTTCTTCACGCGGCCTTCGCGGGTGGCCAGGACCAGGTAGGGAG
Above is a window of Corynebacterium sanguinis DNA encoding:
- a CDS encoding methylenetetrahydrofolate reductase, giving the protein MYQRLTSTRLSASAPLDRLDEDVNPSAAAPRRSTRTALSFELIPPRHDADTALLDNLIAGLAEYNPDYVSVTSSRRSDWLEGTAALIKRIAETTDLKPIAHLACTAGTRDELTEWIRTLIDAGVRGFLALRGDLPEGETSLPEGYLPYATDLLNLIQEVQDEQAFRLAAGKLALSVACYPSGHAESKNADMDLDVLLAKQRLGADFAITQLFFEAQDYLDFVERSRLAGVRIPLIPGIMPMTSLRRVERMGVLSGITVPQRVTDRLAKASTPDEEYEIGMAMSAELTREILDAGTGGLHIYTHNNLAVTRDLLSRINL
- a CDS encoding TetR/AcrR family transcriptional regulator, whose product is MRADAQRKRQLVIDAASHTFRTVPDASITLEGIAKDAGVGIATLYRHFPTRRDLHIACAVDLLDSLEAGLNESLATFEEDPEHHWEELIWRMVEQGTGMLVAALAQQRSGDISPLLLTKLEQVIEQFQLLVRKASHHGLVDPNLTAREIAAELMVITRPQTRTINELFPDVRNRLVQHLLTAWKRPRTARP
- a CDS encoding YhgE/Pip family protein; translation: MISGFHIGSNFRRFAHGFLPPAAIAVVMLIPLIFGGLFVWSYYDPIGNLNRMPVALVNSDEGDAGQRVVDGLLERKPLDFYVVDADEARQGIADGTYYMGVEIPKDFTQSVTSVNTPDPHQAKLNVTLNETNGFIPTMLGNQAATIMTYTVSNTVGEQVANQLFIGFNTVGEGLTEAADGAKRLNEGAAEASDGGQQLDSGAVQLNDGARTLNDGLGKLSDGATQLDDGVSRLQNGATRLDEGIGAASAGADRLADGMVKLSDGTSQLGDGAEQIAGGVDTIASVAPQLSQAQKVYGDILGAVDKVAADLDASTVPGTEGLAQQAHAIAAQLRSGDLATAMDPSTLTKLKALQAGAHEVSRQLNDPNAEYRAGVDEATAGAQALADGLSLLKDGSGTLVAGVATLKDGSSQLVVGARAAADGSSQLAAGTDQLVVGARALSDGLVQLDGGSGELAMRLGDGATQAPRWYDARLDAASQAAGQPVTANSIGDAVTYFGKGLSPFFLSLALWFGGLVMFMVMRPMSRRAVDSGVTPFRALLTTLIPAFIIGFAQAALLWLVQIVFINVSPAHPGAMFLSLWFVSWVFISIILAINVILGVAAGRLVTMALMALQLVASNGLYPPEVQPRFIQWVHVVDPMRFSVDMLRYSLFGHSPGHQRLMTAIMVLTLFALAAWVISSLGLWKHRVIMRKDIHPELEI
- a CDS encoding YdhK family protein; translated protein: MRKYFSIALAASLLAPLAACGSESKPAATQPADHAQHQHPADGGPVPAGMVEAANPTYAVGSNVTLTADHMPGMEGAPATIVGAYDTTAYEVTYTPAGGGEPVRNHKWVVQEEIKDAGSERLADGTAVVLEADHMDGMQGAQATIDSSTTETVYVVDVHADGMEMTNHKWVVESEIQPAN
- a CDS encoding DoxX family membrane protein translates to MFNPLKVIPTGIFTKQDETNLGFASAALRIPTGLFVLNSGLGKFQADKGTAEWLRNAASTGLPFVKEMDAENFAKLLASAETGLGVALLLPFVSNRLAGVGLTAFAAGLLSMYFGDDNMTEDDGIRPSQDGLSLAKDSWLAGIGAALTAMPRK
- a CDS encoding DUF3566 domain-containing protein, coding for MAARKLTVSHINPASAFRVVSLMALAGFVAWMIGAALVYFFLAQTGVVESVNSLIAGVGGEPVVDAALALSTAALFGLVGVVVAAVLAPLAAVIYNAIANLTGGITVTLTNR